The region TTGATTCAGTTAATAAGTAAATCAACGTCGGTAGAAAATGCTTTATTAGCACTTGAAGCTCGCAACCCAGAAGTGGTGAATTTGATTTGGGGCAGAATGGCCAAAGAAATTGAAATTAAAAGCCGGAACTATGTTAATCGATATTTGTCTTCATCGATGGAGGTAGGATCTGTGTTGTTTGATCGTAAAAGGAAAATTCGTTGGGCTGGTTTTGATGGAGTTAAACAAATAAATTCTTTGGGGTTAATGCTTAAGTGATAGGCACATTCCTATGCTCTTAATTAGTCTATTTGATAAGAATGATTTCTAAGGATGCATCAGGTTGATATGGCTTCAATGATTTCAGAGGAAAAACGTAATCCAGCAATCGTAATTCTCGATTTTGGTTCTCAATACTCAGAACTAATTGCTCGAAGAATTAGAGAGACAGAGGTTTACTCATTAGTTATGAGTTACACAACATCTGCAGATCAATTGCGTTCTCTTATGCCTAAAGGGATCATTTTAAGTGGCGGCCCTGGATCTGTTTATGAAGCAGGTGCACCTTATTGTGATCCAGAGATCTTTCAATTAGGTGTTCCTGTACTTGGTGTTTGTTATGGAATGCAATTAATGGTTCATCAGCTAGGAGGATCAGTAAAACCTGCTACTGGGAAAGCAGAATATGGAAAGGCTCCTTTAGAAATTGATGATTCAACAGCTTTATTAACTAATGTCTTGAGTGGATCAACAATGTGGATGAGCCACGGGGATTCAGTTCAGGAATTGCCTGAGGGATTTGTCAGATTAGCTCATACTTCCAATACTCCAAAAGCAGCTATTGCTTTGCACGAAAAGAGCTTTTATGGAGTGCAGTTTCATCCTGAAGTGGTTCATTCTACTCAGGGAATGCTTTTAATAAGGAATTTCGTACATAATATATGTGCATGTGAGCCAGATTGGACAACAAATTTATTCATAGATGAAGCTGTTTCTCAAGTACAACAACAGGTAGGCGATAAAAAAGTTTTATTAGCTCTTTCGGGTGGTGTTGATTCATCAACTCTTGCATTTTTATTAAACAAAGCAATAGGACCTCAGTTGACGTGTATGTTTATTGATCAAGGTTTTATGAGAAAAGGGGAGCCAGAATTCTTAATGTCTTTTTTCGATGAAAAGTTCAAAATTAAGGTTGAATATATTAATGCTAGAGAAAGATTCATTTCAAAATTAAAAGGAGTAACTGATCCTGAGCAAAAGCGTAAAATTATAGGTAAAGAATTTATTAGAGTTTTTGAAGAGGAGAGTCTTAGATTGGGCCCCTTTGATTATTTGGCTCAAGGTACGCTTTATCCAGATGTAATAGAAAGCTCTGGAACAAATATTGATCCAAAAACTGGTGAACGAATAGCGGTTAAAATAAAAAGTCATCATAATGTCGGAGGCTTACCAAAAGATTTACAATTTAAATTAGTAGAGCCCTTGAGACGTTTATTTAAAGATGAAGTTAGAAAAGTTGGTAAATCATTGGGATTACCTGATGAGATTGTTAGAAGACACCCATTTCCAGGTCCAGGATTGGCTATAAGAATTTTAGGAGAGGTTACTCATGAAAAATTAAATTGTTTAAGGGATGCAGATTTAATTGTGCGAGAGGAGGTGAATAATGCTGGTTTGTATAACGAGATTTGGCAGGCTTTTGCAGTTTTGTTGCCTGTTTATTCAGTTGGAGTAATGGGAGATCAAAGAACCTATGCATGGCCAATAGTTGTTCGTTGTGTTTCAAGTGAAGATGGAATGACCGCAGATTGGTCTCGTTTACCGTATGAAGTTCTTGAAAAAATTTCTAATCGGATAGTTAACGAAGTTAAGGGAGTTAATAGAGTTGTTGTAGATATAACAAGTAAACCCCCAGGAACTATTGAGTGGGAATAACTCGTCTACTAAAAGGTAGATATAGTCTAAAAAATAGGGTTTGTCACAAGTTCACCTCCTGATATTAGTTGACGAAACAACAGGGATTTAACCCCTTGTGTTTGTCACGGGTTTGTTTATGACCTTGTCAGCGTCTTCATGAAGAAATCGTAGAAAGGTGTTTTTCCCTGAAAGATTAAAGATTTTTATTCTGTGGAAGTTTTCAATTCTCCGTTTTAGAAACCCAGAACTGATACATCGCTATGAAGGTATGTGGCTGTTTTTCTTCAAATTTTTCCCAGTTTTGTAAGTTTGTTTGTTTTTTATCCTCTGGGAAATATTGCTTATAGAGTGATTTAACTGGTTTTGGAAGCAAGAATCCAAGAAACTCTAATTCATTAGATTTGAGAGTTTCTTGTAGTTGGTTAATGGTGAACCTATGTTCTGCTGCGTGAAAGCATAGATCACGGAATTCTGATAATGAATAAAAGTCCCCCATTGATTTAAAGGATTTTAATTCGCTTAACGCACCTGAAATAATTTTTTGTCTAAAATCACGAATGTTATCCTCATTTGTTTGAAGTTTTTTGCTGGAAATATAATTCCTTGCTTTAATAATGTCTTGTCTTGCTAGTTCGCTATATAATCCTAATTTAAGAAAACCATTATCTTTTAAACTACCTAATAATGTTTTCAATCCTTGTGAGGGATCATTCATATGGTGTAAAA is a window of Prochlorococcus marinus str. MIT 0917 DNA encoding:
- the guaA gene encoding glutamine-hydrolyzing GMP synthase; the encoded protein is MASMISEEKRNPAIVILDFGSQYSELIARRIRETEVYSLVMSYTTSADQLRSLMPKGIILSGGPGSVYEAGAPYCDPEIFQLGVPVLGVCYGMQLMVHQLGGSVKPATGKAEYGKAPLEIDDSTALLTNVLSGSTMWMSHGDSVQELPEGFVRLAHTSNTPKAAIALHEKSFYGVQFHPEVVHSTQGMLLIRNFVHNICACEPDWTTNLFIDEAVSQVQQQVGDKKVLLALSGGVDSSTLAFLLNKAIGPQLTCMFIDQGFMRKGEPEFLMSFFDEKFKIKVEYINARERFISKLKGVTDPEQKRKIIGKEFIRVFEEESLRLGPFDYLAQGTLYPDVIESSGTNIDPKTGERIAVKIKSHHNVGGLPKDLQFKLVEPLRRLFKDEVRKVGKSLGLPDEIVRRHPFPGPGLAIRILGEVTHEKLNCLRDADLIVREEVNNAGLYNEIWQAFAVLLPVYSVGVMGDQRTYAWPIVVRCVSSEDGMTADWSRLPYEVLEKISNRIVNEVKGVNRVVVDITSKPPGTIEWE